Genomic DNA from Streptomyces venezuelae:
GAAGGTCAGGTAGCGGTCGGCCATTGTCCAACTCCCAGCTCGGTCGTAAATTTACTTCTGAGTAAGGTTACTCAAGGGTCAGGAGCTGGTCGAGACATGAGTCTTCCCTCTGTGCGCCGCGTCGCCGTCCTCGGAGGCACCCGCATTCCGTTCGCCCGCTCCGACGGGCCGTACGCCACCTCGTCCAATCAGGACATGCTGACCGCCGTCGTCGACGGACTGGTCGAGCGGTACGGCCTTCAAGGGGAGGGGGCCGTCGGTGAGTTCGTGGCGGGGGCCGTGCTCAAGCACAGCCGGGACTTCAACCTCGCCAGGGAGGTCGTCCTCGGATCCGCCCTGGACTCCCGTACGCCCGCCTACGACCTGCAACAGGCCTGCGGAACCGGGCTGCAGGCCGTCGTCGCCGTCGCCAACAAGGTCATGCTCGGACAGGTCGAGTCCGGCATCGCCGGCGGCTCCGACACGGCGAGCGACGCGCCGCTCGGCGTCAACGACGAGCTGCGGCGGGTGCTGCTCGCGGCCCGGCGCGCCACGTCCCTGGGCGGGCGGCTCCGGGCCCTCGGCGGCGTACGGCCGCGGCACCTCGTGCCCGACATCCCGCGCAACGCCGAGCCGCGGACCGGGCTCTCCATGGGCGAACACGCCGCCGTGACCGCGCGGAAGCGGGGGATCACGCGGGCGGCGCAGGACGAGCTCGCCGCGGCCAGTCACCAGCGGCTCGCGGCGGCGTACGAGCGGGGGTTCATGGACGATCTCGTCGTGCCGTACGCGGGGCTCACCCGGGACCAGAATCTGCGGCCCGGGTCCACCGTGGAGCGACTGGGCCGGTTGAAGCCCGTGTTCGGGGTCGCGGGCGGTGGGGCCACCATGACCGCCGGGAACTCCACTCCGCTGACGGACGGCGCGGCCGTCGTGCTGCTGGGGAGCGACGAGTGGGCCGCCGGGCGGGGGCTCGAACCGATGGCGCATCTCGTCGCCTGCGAGACCGCGGCGGTGGATTTCGTGCACGGAGACGTCGCCGGGGGCGAGGACGGGCTGCTGATGGCTCCCGCGTACGCCGTGCCCCGCATGCTGGAGCGCGCCGGGCTCGGTCTTGACGACTTCGACTTCGTGGAGGTGCATGAGGCCTTCGCCTCGCAGGTGCTCGCCACCCTCGCCGCCTGGGAGAAGCGGGGGCTCGGCACGGTGGACCGGGAGCGGCTGAACGTCGCCGGGTCCTCGCTCGCGACCGGGCACCCCTTCGCCGCCACCGGTGCGCGGATCGTCGCCACGCTGGCCAAGCTCCTCGCCGAGCGGGGACGGCCCGGGCGCGGGCTCATCTCCATCTGCGCGGCGGGCGGGCAGGGGGTGACCGCGATCCTGGAGCGGCAGGAGGCGTGACGCTGGGTGAAGGCCGTCACGGAGGGTGAGCCAGGGCCTGCGCCGAACGGGCGAGGGGCGTGGGGCGCGTTTAGGGTGAGCCGAGGGGCACACCCTGGGAGGTTGCCGTGCGCGGAGCTTGTGCAGTCGCCGGCGTCACCGTGCTGGTCGTCGTGGGAGCGGGCATGGCCGCCGCCGACGACGACGACAGCGGGCGGCCCGATCTGGCGCGCTACTACACGCAGAAGATCAAATGGGGCACCTGCAAGGGCGACACCGAAGCCATGGCGGAGGCCACGGGCGGCGCCGAGGACGTCCGGTGCGGGCACGTGAGCGTGCCGCTCGACTACGCGGACCCCGACGCGGGCGACGTCGACGTCGCGATGATCCGGATGAAGTCCAGCGCGAGCGGCAAGCCGCGCGGCTCCCTGCTGCTGAACTTCGGCGGGCCCGGCGGACCCGGCGTCTCCGCGCTCGCCGGGGCCCAGAAGGACTTCGGCTTCCTCAGCAAGGACTACGACGTCGTCTCCTTCGACCCGCGCGGTGTCGGCCTGAGCGAACCGGTCAGCTGCGGCGACGCCGACCGGAGCACGGATCCCTCGTCCGGCGGAACGGGCGACGCGGCCGCCGTGCTCGCGGAGATGCGCAAGGTCGCCGCGGAGTGCGCGAAGAAGTCGGGGCCGGTCCTGCCGCACATGGGGACCGTCAACGTCTCCCGCGACCTCGACGTCATGCGTCAGGCCCTCGGCGACAAGAAGCTCAACTACCTGGGGTTCTCGTACGGCACACGGCTCGGAGCCGTGTACGCCGCGCAGTTCCCGAAGAACGTCGGGCGGATGGTCCTCGACGGCGTCGACACGCTCACCGAACCCGTCGCCGAGCAGTCCCTCGTGACCGCCGAGGGCCGCCAGACCGCCCTCGACAACTTCCTCACCTGGTGCACGGGCAACGCGGGCTGCGTCTTCGGCACGGACTCGCGCAGCGCCCGCAAGGCCATCGTCCGGCTCATCGAGGACATGGACCAGATGCCGCTGCGCTCCACGGACGGCGCCGAGTTCACCGGGCAGGACGTCGTCGGCGTACTCGGCCAGGCCCTGTACAGCAGGCAGGCGTGGCCCGCGCTCTCGCAGGCGCTGGGAGCGCTGCTCGCCGACGGCGACCCCCGGGCGCTGATCCGGATGAGCGGGGGGCTCGGGCACCGGCCGACGGGGCAGGATGTGCCCGCCGACAACATGGCCGCCGCTCTCATGGGCGTGAACTGCGCCGACGACCCCGACCGGCCCGACGCCGCACACATAGAGAAGGAAGTCGGCAGGCTGCAGAAGCAGTTCGACGACGCGTCACCCGTCTTCGGCAAGTCCATGCTGATGCCCGTCCTGCTGTGCTTCGGGCGGCCCCCCGGGACGCGGTACATCCGGGACGACGTACGTGACGTGAAGACGCCCGAGCTGCTGCTCGTCGGCACGCGCGGCGACCCGGCGACGCCCTACCGGTGGACGGAGGAGACCGCGCGCCGACTCGGCCCGCAGGCCGTCGTCCTCGACAACAAGGGCGACGGGCACACCGGTTACCTGGGCTCCACGTGCGTGCAGGACAAGGTGAACGGGTTCCTGCTGTACGGGGAGACGCCCAAGAACGGGGAGTCCTGCGCGGCCGATGACGCCGGGTGAGGTGACCGTCGGCGGGTCAGGCCGGGGTCAGCCGTCTGTGGGGCTGGTGCGGCTGGTGCGGCGCTCTGAGCGGGCGGGTGGTCGCGTGCGGTCGGTCCTCGCGGGGTGCCGCCATCTCCGTGGGCTTCTCCGGCGTCTGCGTCACCGACTCCACCGAGATGCCGAACCAGTTCAGGTACGCCAGCGTCCGTTCCGCGTCGGCATAGTGCCGCCACACCCGGTCGCCGCTCACCGTGCCCGCCTCCGCGAGCGCCCGCGCCGCGGCCGGGCGCATCGCCGTCGCCGTGCCCCGGGTCACCAGCTCCTGTACGCAGTGCGCCGAGCGGTACGGGGAGGCGCCGCCCGTCACCCACAGCAGCTTCGGCTCCGGGGTGCCCGCGGCCGCGAGCGCACCCCAGCGCGCGGAGGAGAACGTCATCTCGTGCGTACGGTGCGCCAGGCGGGCGCACGCCAGACCGGCACGGCCGCGGAGCGCCTTGGCCTCGTCGGAGCCGATGAGGTCCAGGCGGGCGTCCACATGGCGCTCGACGCCGGTCACGTCGAAGGAGAGGAAGGAGGCCGTGCGGGTCGGCCCGTCCGGCGTGGACAGCGCCGCCAGGAGGGCCGTGGCCGCTTCACCGTAGCGGCGCGGGGAGCACACCCCGGACACCTCCACGGCCACGCCCAGCGCGAACAGGGCCCGCAGGGTCGCCGTGTCGGCAGCCTCCGCGGGGACGCGCACGACGAGGTTGGGGCGGTCGATCTCGTCGCGCAGGGCACGGGCCCGCGCCGCCCAGGCGTCGGCGCCGTCCGCCGGGCCCGCCGGGAGGGGGACGGAAACGAAGCCCTTCGTTCCGCCGCTCGCCCGGTGGCGGGGGAGGAGCTGGTCGCAGACCCGCCCGATCTCGGCGGCGTGGCCGGCCGCGGGGTCGCCCTGCGGGGCACCCATGCGGGCCCCGGCCACCTCGCCCTGCGCGAGGGCGCGGCGGACCTCGCGCGCCGCGCCCCCGGCGGCGGCCGACACGTCGATCCACACGTCGACGCCCTCGGCCCGCAATCGCTTCCAGGCGTGATTCATCGCCCCCACCCTCTCCCCGTCTCTCTCGTGTCTCTCGCGTCGAATGTCGTCACATGCCGCACGTGTGTCACCGGAGTCAGCTCCGCTCCAGGACCGCGCAGGTCCAGCTGAAGCCCGCGCCCACCCCCACGAGCAGCACCCGGTCGCCGCTCCGCAGCGTGTCGTCCTCCAGGAGCTTCGCCAGGCCCGCCGCCTGGTCTCCCGCGCCCAAGTGGCCGACCGTCAGGCCGAATTCCTGGAGCGTCACCTCGGCCTGGATGCCGAGCGGGGCCAGGCACTGGAGGCGGGAGAGGCGGGCGCCGAAGAACGGGACGACCACAGCCGTCATCTCGTGGATGTCCGCCTCCGCCTCCGCGAGGCACGTCTTGACGGCGGACACCATGCCCGTCTCGTTGCGCGTCGTGATCTCCTCATGGGAGCGCCCGCGCAGGAACCCCTTCTTGCGCGCCACCAGGTCGAGCGGGCCCGTCCCGCTGCCGCTCGGCAGGAACGGCTCGTCGCCCCGGTGCAGGCCTTCCAGCATCGGCTGCGAGTACGACGACGTGGCGACCAGTCGCAGCGCGCCCGGCGTGCGGGACAGGACGACGGCCGTCCCCGCGTCGCCGAACGCGAGGCCACGGTCGGTGCTCCAGCGGGGGAACGCCGGGTCCGCGAACCGGTCGCCCGTGGTGACCAGCGCCGCCCGCGTCGCGGGGATCGCGGTGAGCCGGGCCGCCGCGTTCTCCAGGGCGCTCATCCCGCCGTTGGACATCTGCCGCAGCTCGTACGCCACACAGTCGCCGTGGCCGAGCACCCGGTCCTGGACGTACGCGGCCGTGTTCCAGAACTCCAGGCCCTGGTACCAGCAGTCCGCGTGGATGAGCAGCCCCACGTCCTGCGCGTCCCTGCCGCTGCGCGCGAGCGCCGTGCGGCCCGCGGCGACGGCGAGCTCGGGCCCGCTGCGCCCGTCGCTCACCGACACGGAGCGCTGCTCGCTCCGCTCGACCTCCTCGGCGGGCAGCAGACCGAGGTCCACCGCCTCCTGACCGGTCTGCGGCTCCCCGAACTCGGCGGCCGCGCTCTCCACGTAGATGTCGCTCCAGCGCATTCCCCCACCCCTCTCTGTCGCTCGTGCGCCGCGGTCAGCGGTTGGTCCACCGCGGGCTCGGGCCGAACCTGCGGGCCGCGGTGTACTGCTCGTACGGCATGCCGGGCGGCATGTTGAGCACCTCCAGCTGGAATCCGCCGACGCCGCGGAAGTAGACCCAGCGGTCGCCGTGGATCGGGCCGCCGTCCTCGATGAGCTGCGGCTCGCCGAGCACCTCGGCGCCGTCCGTCGCCGCGAGCCACGCGGCGGCCCGCTCCACGTCGTCGACGAAGAACGCCAGGTGGTGGCCGCCCACATCGCTGTTGCGGGGGCGTTCCGTGCGGCGGCCCTCGATCTCGTGGCTGCTGAGCTCGACGGTGGTGACCGGGCCGAGGCGGATCGCCGCGGTGTCCTTGCGGAAGGGGGCCTGGACCGCGTACTGGCGGCGGGCCGTCCGCGCGTCCACCGATTCGGTGGTGCGGTAGGCGAGTTCGCCGCCCATCGGGCCCGTGAAGAAGGCGACGGCCTCGTCCAGGTCGGCCACCGAGTAGCCGACGTGGCCGACGCCGAGGGCGCCGGGCAGGCCGCGCGGCCAGTCGCCCGCCGGGCGGTAGACGCGTGCCGCGGTCTCCTTCTCGTACGGCAACTCGGGGGCGAGCTCCCGGAGTTCCAGGCGCATGCCCCAGTCGGTGAGCAGGTGGATCCAGCGGTTGCCCGCCGTCGGGCCGCTCGGGACGGTCTGCGGCTCGCCCAGGACGCGGACGTGCGGGGACCGCTCGGCCTTGGCGAGCGCCACGTCCAGGTCGCTCACGTGGATGCCGATGTGGTGGCCGCCCACGTCCGTGAACTCGGGCGCCTGGGTGCGCTGTTCGGGCGCGGTGTACTGGAACAGCTCCAGGTTGCTGTCCGGGCCCAGCCGCAGCATCGCGATGTGCGTGCTGGCCCGCGGGTGGACGCCCAGCTGGCGGGCCATCCAGTCGCTGTCCGGCTCCTCGACCGGGCCGAGCCGGTAGAGGACGTCGGCACCGAGCACCGTGGTGCAGAAGTCCACGGCCGCGTCCAGGTCCGCGACGGTGTAGGCGTAGTGGTCGACGTTGCGGGCCGTGGGGATGGACAGGGTGTCCGCGTCGGCCCGGGATTTCGGCGGGGCGGTGGGTGACATGCTCTGCTCCAGGGTTGGGGGCGGGCGGCCGGGGTCAGACGGTGCCGGCGTGGGCGGCGTTGGCGACGGCCGCGGAGAGCGCCATGCCGCCGTCGACGAGGATCGACGTGCCGGTGGTGTAGGCGGCGGCGGGCGACGCCAGGTACGCGACGAGGGCGGCGACCTCGTCGGGGCGGCCGGGGCGGCCCGCGGGGATGGCGGGACGGGCGATGCGGGCGGCGTCCAGTCCCGCCGGCACGTTGTTCATCGGCGTCGCGGTCTCGCCGGGCGCCACGGCGTTGACGGTGATGCCGTGCGCGGCGAGGTCGAGCGCCATGGCCTTGGTGAGCGCGCCGAGTCCGCCCTTGGCGGCGCAGTAGGTGCTGCCCTCGCCGATCGGGATGTGCTCGTGGATGCTGGTGATGTTGACGATGCGGCCGCCGCGGCCCTGCGCGATCATGCGCTCGGCGGCGACCTGGCTGAGCCGGAACGGGCTGGTCAGGTTGACGTCGAGGATGCGCTGCCAGTCGTCGAGGGTCTCCTCGACGACGGAGGCACGCCGGTTCAGGCCCGCGTTGTTGACCAGGACGTCGATGCCGCCGAACGCGTCGACGCGGTCCCGCAGGGCGTCGCCCGCGGCGGCGGGGTCGGTCAGGTCGAGCCCGAGGGTCTCGGCGCGTACGCCGTGCCGCACGGCGAGCCCGTCGGCGATCTCCTTGGCGGCGTCCGCCTGCCGTCCGTAGCCGACGACGAGGTCGAAGCCGGTGGCGGCGAGCGCTTCGGCCACGGCGGCGCCGATGCCCGAGCTGGCGCCGGTGACGACGGCGATGGGGCGGTTCATACGGGTGTCCTTCCTGGTGGATTGTGGGGGGCCGGGAGCCCCTGACGCAGCCGGGGGAGGAAGCGTCAGGGGCGGTTGCCGGCCACGTCCCCTTCAGGGGCGGGGAGTCAGCGACAGGGCCACCTTGGGAGCGGCCCGACGCCCCCTCTCGAGGAGCTCGAACGCCTTGTCGACGTCGGCCAGCTCGAAGACGTCGGCGATCATGCCCTTCGCCGACAGGACGCCTTCGGAGAAGAGCCGCAGCGCCCGCTCGTAGTAGTCGAGCCCGTGCCGTACGCCGGTCATGGTGACGCCGCGCAGTACCAGCTCCGAGGCGTCGACGGCCGGCAGCGGGTCGTTGGGCACGCCGACCGCCGCGATCCGGCCGCCGACGTCGGCGACCCGCAGCGCTTCGAGGAGCGCCGGCACCGCGCCGGACGCCTCGATGACGACGTCGTAGTCGCCGTCACGCGCCTCACCGGGCAGGAAGGCGTGCTCCGCCCCCATGCGCAGTGCGGCGCCGATGCCCGCGTCGTCGATGCCGACCACGTCGACCGTGCCCGCGACGCGGCGCGCCATCTGCACGGCGAGCAGGCCCATCGTGCCGGTGCCGAAGACGAGGACGCGTTCGCCGGGGAAGACCCCGACCTTGTCCAGCGCCGCGAGCACCGTGACCGCGGGTTCCGCGAGGGCCGCCGCGAAGTCGTCGACGCCCGGCGGGACCTTCGTCAGGGACTGGGCGGGGAGCCTGATGAACTCCGCCGCCGCGCCCTGCTGCCCGTAGAGGCCGACCTCCTTGAGCTGCGAGCACTCGTTGCGGTGGCCGCGCTGGCAGGCCCGGCAGCCCCCGCAGGAGAGCATGGTCTGCCCGACGACGCGGTCGCCGATCTCCAGCTGCCGGGAGTACTGGCAGTTCCCGGCGATCGCCACCACACGCCCGACCCACTCGTGGCCGAACACGTGGGGCATGGTGGCCCTGCCGTCCCGCACGTAACTGGCCGTGCCGTGCAGGAGTTCGAGGTCCGTGCCGCAGATGCCGACCGTGGTGGGGGCGACCAGGACATAGCCGAGCTCGGGGCCCGGTATCTCCACCTCCACCTGGCCGACCTTGTTGACGTCCATGACCGCGGCGGCCTTCATGGAGCCGTTCGGCCAGCGGCCGCACAGGAGGTCGTCCGTGGGCGGCAGCACTTTTTCGTGGTGATCAGCCAACGTGTCTGCTCCTCAATCAGCGCCCGTCTTCGGTCGGCGGGCGGAAAATCGGGGTCTGCTCGCCCGTCGGCAGCTCCGGCACCCGCACGGGGAGCAGGGAGGCGACGTCGGCGGGCAGCACGCGTACGGCGAGGAGGTCGAGCCCCTCGGCCCCCGCGGTGACCGTCACCGCGGCGCGTGCCTCGACGAGCAGCGCGCCACCGGCGTCGAGCACGCGCCCGCCGGGGTCCGTGCCGGTCGAGACGTCCACCGACGCCGACCCGGCGACGGCGTACAGCGCGGCCTCGGTGCCATGGGCCGGCTCGTGCGCCCAGGAGGCGCCGGGGGAGAGGCGGATCTGCTCGAAGGACTCGCACTCGCTGTGCAACATGCCGCGGCGGGCCAGGCAGCGCCAGGTGCCGCTGGAGCCGCGCAGGGAGGGCGGGGCGGGTTCGCTGACGATCACCGGTCGGACCCCGGCGACGCGACGGCGACCTCGGCGTGGAAGAACTCCAGGCCGTTTCCGCGGTCCGCGCCGATGCGGGCGCGGGTGCCGAGCGGCAGCGTCACGGCCGTGCCCGGATTGAGCTCCGCGGTGTCGCTGCCGTTCTCGACCCAGCCGGTGCCGGAGAGCACGAACACCATGTGCTCGCGCCCCTCGGCCGCCAGCTCGACGGTGCCCGAGGCGTCGACCGTCTCCAGGGCGAGCGTGCGCAGCGGGCCCGTGAAGACACCCGCGGGGGAGATGGTGCGCTCGGCTCGTAGGTCGTGAAGGCGTGCGGTGGACACGGGGGGCTCCTCCTCGGAGGCGACGGGGGTGTGGGCGGGCGCGGTCGCGCCGAGCGCGTCGCTGAAGCGGGGCGACCGCATCTCGATGACGAGCCAGGCCAAGTCGCTGTCGCCCGTGTTGCGCAGGCCGTGGACGGTGCCGAGGCCGGTGAGGACCATCGAGCCCGGGGCGATCGGGTGGGCGGTGCCGTTCAGATAGATCTCGCCGGTCCCGGAGAGGATGAAGTAGACCTCCTCGGTCCGGGTGTGCAGGTGCTCGCCGCTGACGCCGCCCGGCGGGACGCACGCCCACTCGACGGCCTCCCAGCCGCCGCGCAGGTCCGCGCCGGACGCGAGGGCCTTCCACCGGGTCACGCCGGTGGTGCCGTGCACGCCGTGGATGTGGGCGGGGCCGCTGACGTCGCCGATGATCACGTCACCGCCGCCGTACGCGGAGAGGGTGTGCGCCTCGGGGGCCGGTGCGTAGGCGGTCTCAGACATGCTGCCCCTCCACGAGGTCGCGCCCGCGCCCGCGTCCCGCGACCCGCAACTCGGCGACCGCGTCCAGGAGTTCCCGCTCGGTGACGTCGTTGACGAAGGTGACGTCGCCGATGCCCACGGGGAGCGGCAGGCGCTGCTGGCCGTTGCGGTGGCGGACGGTGTCGAGCAGGGCGGCCGTCAGGAGTTCCGGCTGGTCGAGGAGGTCGTCCCAGGCGGGGAGTTCGAGGCCGTGCATCACGTCGTAGACGCGTCGTGCGTCCGCGTCGTCGATCAGGCCGCGGCGGCGGGCGAGTGCGGTGGTCAGCGCCATGTCGACGCAGACGGCCTCGCCGTGGAGCAGTGCGGGCAGGGCGCGCATCTCGACGGTGGGGCTGAAGGTGTGGCCGTAGTCGACCGAGCGCTCCAGCTTGGTCTCCCACAGGTTGGGCTGCAGCTCTTCGAGCATGCCCTGGATGGCGCGGTGCACGACCTCGCGGGCGGCGTCCTCGCCGGCCTCGCTCTCGCCCTGGAACTTCTCGTTCAGGAGCAGCGGTCCGTGGCTCTCCAGGACGTCGAAGAGGCGGGCGTCCTTGATCAGGGCGATCTTGAGGATCTCGGCCAGGCCGTTGCCGATGTGGCGGCGGTCGAGCGTGGCGAGGAAGGTGCGGTCCAGGAGGGTGAGGTCGGCGGGGAAGTAGGTGCCGAGCCGGTTCTTGTGGCCGTTGAAGTTGACGCCGGTCTTGGCGCCGACGCCCGCGTCGACCAGGCCGATGAGGGTGGTGGGGACGCGGATGAACGGGGTGCCGCGGCGGTAGAGGCTGCTGGCCAGGCCGACGATGTCCATGAGGACGCCGCCGCCGATGACGATGAGGGGCTCACGGCGCCGGTCCACGCCGAACGCGTCGAGTTCCTCGACGATGCGGGCCGCGGTCTCGAAGCTCTTGACGGTCTCGTCGGCGGGGACGACGCAGATGACGTGCTCGACGTCGTGGTAGTCGAAGTAGGCGCGGATACGGTTGCCGTGGAGCAGGTCGACGTCGGAGTCGAGCACGACGAACCGGCGCAGACGCTTGCCGGGGGCCGCGGCCGGTTCCAGGAGGTCCGTGCGCTCGAAGTCGAACAGGCCGTCGGCGACGCGCACTTCGTAGCTGACGGGCTTGGCGGTGCGGACGACCCACGAGTCGACGCGCTCGCTGTAGGCGTACAGCCCGGCGCCGTGCTGAGCCGCGACGGCTGCGTCACCGGCGGTGCCGGCCGCCCCGTACCCGACGGTCTGGACGCGCTCGCTGGGTCGGCCCAGAAGTGCCGAATTGTTCCCGGACACAAGTCACCTCAACTGGTTCGGAGTGAGCCTCTCGGTTGTGGAGAGCGGCTTAATCTATGCATTCTCAAGCAATCAACGGCAAGTGCGATCGGCCATTTTCTGGACTTGGCGAAGTAGGAGTGCGTAGCGCTCAGAGGTGGGAGCGGAGAACAGAACGACTGCTACGTTCTGCCGTAATCACATAACTCGCAGGAGGATCTACGTGCGTGCCAGCACCCTGCCCCGGTACGGGGGCTGCTGACCGTGGCCGAGCTGCCCCGCCCCACGCCGGGCCCGGGTCAGATCCTGGTCCGCGTCGCGGCGTCGGCCGTGAACCCGGTCGACCTGGAGGTCCGCTCGGGTTCGCATGCCGAGAACGTCGGCCACGGCTTCCCGATGGTCCTCGGCTGGGACCTCTCCGGCGTCGTCGAGGAGTGCGGCACCGGGGTGGACCGGTTCGCCGCGGGGGACCGGGTCGTCGCCATGTCGGCGCAGATGGCCACCGGCGTCGGCACCCACGCGCAGTACGTCGCGCTCGACGCGGACCTGGCCGCGAAGGCCCCCCGCACCGCCGAACTCCGGGACGCCGCAGCGCTGCCGCTCGCCGGGCTCACCGCCCACCAGGCGCTCGAAGCCCTCGCACCGCAGGACGGCGGCACCCTGCTCGTCACCGGTGCGACCGGCGCCGTCGGCGGGTTCGCCGTCCAGCTCGCCGTCGCCCGCGGCCTCAAGGTGCTCGCGTACGGGCGGCCCGGCGACGCCGACCGGCTGCACGCCCTCGGCGCCCACGAGGCGTACTCCGACGAGCGGCCCGTGCCGCCCGGCGCCGCCGACAGCCTCCTGGAGACGGCGGGACTGCCCGGCTCGATCGCCGGGGTGCGGGACGGCGGCAACGCCGTCTCCATCGTGCCGACGGCACCGCCCGTCGCGGAACGCGGCATCGACGTACGCATGTCGTTCGTGGAGCAGGACGGCGAGCGCCTCGCACAGCTCTCGGCCCTGGTGGACGAGGGCGTGCTCACCCTGCGGGTCGCGGAGACGTTCCCACTGGCCGAGGTGGGCGAGGCGCACCGGCGGCTCGCGGCGGGCGGCTCCCGCGGCAAGCTCCTGGTCTCTCCCTGGGACTGACCCGGCCCCGGCGCCCGTCGTGACGTGACCGCGCCCAGGTCCGTGCCCCGACCCGTTCCCCGACCCGTGCATTGGAACAGCCATGCCGTTTGCCCTCTTCCCCCTGATGCTCTGCGTCTTCAGCGTCGGCAGCGCGGAGCTGGTCGTCGCCGGTGTCCTGCCGGCCATCGCCGGTGACCTGGACGTCTCCCTGTCCGACGCGGGGCTGCTCGTGACGGCGTACGCGCTCGGCGTCGTGGTCCTCGGCCCGCTCGTCACCCTCGCCAGCAGCCGGGTGCCCCGCACCCCGCTGCTGCTCGGCCTGATGGGGCTGTTCA
This window encodes:
- a CDS encoding ketoacyl-ACP synthase III family protein produces the protein MRWSDIYVESAAAEFGEPQTGQEAVDLGLLPAEEVERSEQRSVSVSDGRSGPELAVAAGRTALARSGRDAQDVGLLIHADCWYQGLEFWNTAAYVQDRVLGHGDCVAYELRQMSNGGMSALENAAARLTAIPATRAALVTTGDRFADPAFPRWSTDRGLAFGDAGTAVVLSRTPGALRLVATSSYSQPMLEGLHRGDEPFLPSGSGTGPLDLVARKKGFLRGRSHEEITTRNETGMVSAVKTCLAEAEADIHEMTAVVVPFFGARLSRLQCLAPLGIQAEVTLQEFGLTVGHLGAGDQAAGLAKLLEDDTLRSGDRVLLVGVGAGFSWTCAVLERS
- a CDS encoding alpha/beta hydrolase, with the protein product MRGACAVAGVTVLVVVGAGMAAADDDDSGRPDLARYYTQKIKWGTCKGDTEAMAEATGGAEDVRCGHVSVPLDYADPDAGDVDVAMIRMKSSASGKPRGSLLLNFGGPGGPGVSALAGAQKDFGFLSKDYDVVSFDPRGVGLSEPVSCGDADRSTDPSSGGTGDAAAVLAEMRKVAAECAKKSGPVLPHMGTVNVSRDLDVMRQALGDKKLNYLGFSYGTRLGAVYAAQFPKNVGRMVLDGVDTLTEPVAEQSLVTAEGRQTALDNFLTWCTGNAGCVFGTDSRSARKAIVRLIEDMDQMPLRSTDGAEFTGQDVVGVLGQALYSRQAWPALSQALGALLADGDPRALIRMSGGLGHRPTGQDVPADNMAAALMGVNCADDPDRPDAAHIEKEVGRLQKQFDDASPVFGKSMLMPVLLCFGRPPGTRYIRDDVRDVKTPELLLVGTRGDPATPYRWTEETARRLGPQAVVLDNKGDGHTGYLGSTCVQDKVNGFLLYGETPKNGESCAADDAG
- a CDS encoding SDR family oxidoreductase; this translates as MNRPIAVVTGASSGIGAAVAEALAATGFDLVVGYGRQADAAKEIADGLAVRHGVRAETLGLDLTDPAAAGDALRDRVDAFGGIDVLVNNAGLNRRASVVEETLDDWQRILDVNLTSPFRLSQVAAERMIAQGRGGRIVNITSIHEHIPIGEGSTYCAAKGGLGALTKAMALDLAAHGITVNAVAPGETATPMNNVPAGLDAARIARPAIPAGRPGRPDEVAALVAYLASPAAAYTTGTSILVDGGMALSAAVANAAHAGTV
- a CDS encoding zinc-dependent alcohol dehydrogenase, coding for MADHHEKVLPPTDDLLCGRWPNGSMKAAAVMDVNKVGQVEVEIPGPELGYVLVAPTTVGICGTDLELLHGTASYVRDGRATMPHVFGHEWVGRVVAIAGNCQYSRQLEIGDRVVGQTMLSCGGCRACQRGHRNECSQLKEVGLYGQQGAAAEFIRLPAQSLTKVPPGVDDFAAALAEPAVTVLAALDKVGVFPGERVLVFGTGTMGLLAVQMARRVAGTVDVVGIDDAGIGAALRMGAEHAFLPGEARDGDYDVVIEASGAVPALLEALRVADVGGRIAAVGVPNDPLPAVDASELVLRGVTMTGVRHGLDYYERALRLFSEGVLSAKGMIADVFELADVDKAFELLERGRRAAPKVALSLTPRP
- a CDS encoding acetyl-CoA C-acetyltransferase yields the protein MSLPSVRRVAVLGGTRIPFARSDGPYATSSNQDMLTAVVDGLVERYGLQGEGAVGEFVAGAVLKHSRDFNLAREVVLGSALDSRTPAYDLQQACGTGLQAVVAVANKVMLGQVESGIAGGSDTASDAPLGVNDELRRVLLAARRATSLGGRLRALGGVRPRHLVPDIPRNAEPRTGLSMGEHAAVTARKRGITRAAQDELAAASHQRLAAAYERGFMDDLVVPYAGLTRDQNLRPGSTVERLGRLKPVFGVAGGGATMTAGNSTPLTDGAAVVLLGSDEWAAGRGLEPMAHLVACETAAVDFVHGDVAGGEDGLLMAPAYAVPRMLERAGLGLDDFDFVEVHEAFASQVLATLAAWEKRGLGTVDRERLNVAGSSLATGHPFAATGARIVATLAKLLAERGRPGRGLISICAAGGQGVTAILERQEA
- a CDS encoding transaldolase family protein; protein product: MNHAWKRLRAEGVDVWIDVSAAAGGAAREVRRALAQGEVAGARMGAPQGDPAAGHAAEIGRVCDQLLPRHRASGGTKGFVSVPLPAGPADGADAWAARARALRDEIDRPNLVVRVPAEAADTATLRALFALGVAVEVSGVCSPRRYGEAATALLAALSTPDGPTRTASFLSFDVTGVERHVDARLDLIGSDEAKALRGRAGLACARLAHRTHEMTFSSARWGALAAAGTPEPKLLWVTGGASPYRSAHCVQELVTRGTATAMRPAAARALAEAGTVSGDRVWRHYADAERTLAYLNWFGISVESVTQTPEKPTEMAAPREDRPHATTRPLRAPHQPHQPHRRLTPA
- a CDS encoding VOC family protein, with product MSPTAPPKSRADADTLSIPTARNVDHYAYTVADLDAAVDFCTTVLGADVLYRLGPVEEPDSDWMARQLGVHPRASTHIAMLRLGPDSNLELFQYTAPEQRTQAPEFTDVGGHHIGIHVSDLDVALAKAERSPHVRVLGEPQTVPSGPTAGNRWIHLLTDWGMRLELRELAPELPYEKETAARVYRPAGDWPRGLPGALGVGHVGYSVADLDEAVAFFTGPMGGELAYRTTESVDARTARRQYAVQAPFRKDTAAIRLGPVTTVELSSHEIEGRRTERPRNSDVGGHHLAFFVDDVERAAAWLAATDGAEVLGEPQLIEDGGPIHGDRWVYFRGVGGFQLEVLNMPPGMPYEQYTAARRFGPSPRWTNR
- a CDS encoding cupin domain-containing protein; this encodes MSETAYAPAPEAHTLSAYGGGDVIIGDVSGPAHIHGVHGTTGVTRWKALASGADLRGGWEAVEWACVPPGGVSGEHLHTRTEEVYFILSGTGEIYLNGTAHPIAPGSMVLTGLGTVHGLRNTGDSDLAWLVIEMRSPRFSDALGATAPAHTPVASEEEPPVSTARLHDLRAERTISPAGVFTGPLRTLALETVDASGTVELAAEGREHMVFVLSGTGWVENGSDTAELNPGTAVTLPLGTRARIGADRGNGLEFFHAEVAVASPGSDR